GCCGGGTCACAGCCGGCGGTGCCATTGCGGAACGCAAGTGCCAGGGCTGTTCCACTGGTTGCGCGGCGCCCGTGCCGGAGCGCCGCGTGCTCCGGCGGGCGCGGCCCGAGGAGGTCGAGCGGCTGCTCGGCTTGCGCTCGGACGAGACGCGCGTGCGGCGCGTCACCCGCGAGAAGGTGCAGGGCTACGGCCTCAAGATGAAGGTCAGCGATGCGGAATGGCAGTACGACCACAACAAGCTGATCATCTATTTCACTGCCGAGCGGCGCGTCGATTTCCGCGAGCTGGTACGTGACCTCGCGCGCACGTTCCGCACGCGCATCGAGCTCAAGCAGGTGGGCGTGCGGGACGAGGCCGCACTGCTGGGAGGGGTCGGTCGATGCGGCCGGGAACTCTGCTGTTCGACCTGGCTGCAGGAGCTGAAGCCCGTTAGCCTGCAGCTCGCCAAGGACCAGCGGCTATCGCTGAACCCGTCGCAGATCTCGGGTTGCTGCGGCCGGCTCATGTGCTGCCTGACCTACGAGCACTACGCCTACCTCGAGGCGCGCAAGCGCTTCCCGCGGGAGGGTAAGACCCTGGTCACCGCGCGGGGGCGGGAGAAAGTGGTGAGTGTGGATATCTGGCGCGAGCGCGTGCTGCTCAAGGACCCCGAGGGCGGACGCCGCACGCTCGCGCTGGCCGAGCTCAGGGCCGAGGTGGCCGCTGCGGCGGAAGCCGGCGCGGGACAGGAACAGGCAGCAGCCGGCTGGGTCACAGCGCCCGATGCCGAAGGCAATGGCACTGGCCTGGACGGCGAGCAGCCGAACCACCGGGCAGCCGTCGCTCTGGACGGGGAGGACCTCGACGGGTGAAGGGCTTTTATTACCTCACCACCGCCATCGACTACGCCAACGGCCCCCCTCACATCGGTCACGCCTTCGAGAAGATCGGCGGCGATGCCGTCGCGCGCTACCACCGCCGGAAAGGGGAGAACGTCCATCTGGTGGTCGGGATGGACGAGCACGGGCTGAACGTGCTGCAGAGCGCGGGTGCCGCGGGCATCACGCCGCAGCAGTGGGTGGATGATCTGGCCGGGCAGTTCCTCTCCGCGTGGCAGCGCCTCTCCATCAGCAACGACGACTTCATCCGCACCACGCAGCCGCGGCACAGGCGCGCGGTCAACGTGATGATCGAGCGGATGCAGCGAGCGGGCGACCTCTATCGCGGCACCTACGAGGGTTACTACTGCGTGCGCTGCGAGGCATACAAGGCGGAGGAGGAACTGTCGGGGGAGGGCGGGGTGGCGGGGCTGAGGTGCCCCCTCCACCCCACCCGCGAAATCGTCTGGATGCGGGAGGAGAACTGGTTTTTCCGGCTCTCCCGCTACCGTGACCAGCTCCTCCAACTGCTGGACCAGCGGCCGGAATTCGTGCAGCCGGAGATCCGGCGCAACGAGATCCGGCGGGTTCTCGAGGAAGGACTGCAGGACATCTCCGTCTCGCGGAGCCGATTGCCGTGGGGCGTGCCCTGGCCGGGCGAGCCGGATCAGACGGTCTACGTCTGGATCGATGCACTGACCAACTATCTCTCGGCAGTGGGATTCCCGGACCCCGGCTACACCGCGTTCTGGCCGGCCGACCTGCACGTGATCGGCAAGGACATCACACGCTTCCACTGCATTTACTGGCCGGCCATGCTGCTGAGCGCGGGCCTCGAGCTGCCAGGCTCCGTCTGGGCACACGGCTTCTTGACGTACGAGGGCAGCAAGTTCTCGAAGTCCGCCGGCGCCTGGGTCGACCTCGATGACGCCATTGGCCGCTACGGCCCCGACGCGCTGCGCTACTACCTGCTGCGCGAAGTGCCATGGGCCGGCGACGGCGACTTCTCCTGGTCCCGTTTCGCCGAGCGCTACACCGCAGAGCTGGCCGACGACCTGGGTAACCTCGCCAATCGCACTATCACCATGATCGAACGCTACCGCGGCGGCCGGGTCCCGGCCGGCGCCGCTACGGCACTCGACGAGACCGCCGGCGCCGTGCTCCGGCGCTACACTGAGGCGATGGACGCCCACCTGCTGCACCAGGGCGCGGCCACGGCCATGGAGCTGGCCGACGCGGCCAATGTTTTCATCGAGCGGCGCGCGCCCTGGCGGCAGGCGCGGGAAGGCGACCAGGCCGCCGAGCTGGACGCGACGCTGGCCTCCCTGGCACGGACGCTGGGCAAGCTGGCCACGCTGCTCGAGCCCTTCATGCCCCAGAAGATGGCGGCGCTCGGGGGCTGGCTCGGGCTCGAGCCCCTTCCACAACTCGACCAGCTCGCCACGCTCGAACTGGCCGGCCGGCGCGTGAAGCGGGCGGAAGTACTGTTCCCCAAGTGGTCGAGTCCATAAGTACAGCGCCAGCTTATTGGTGAATTCGACCACCAGGCGTGCAAACTTCTTGACAGGCAACTCCCGGGAATGGTATCGTAGCCAGCGATCCCGCCATTCCAGGCTTCTGCATTGGTAATCGGCAAGCGCTACGGGCCCGGGCGGTCCGCCGCGCAGTGCAGCGTCAGCACTTCACCTGGTGATCGTACCATGGCCCGACGGCAGTGGACGCTTCTGCTTGTGCCGGACGACCATACTTCCTCGCGGCAGTTCCGGGTCTCGCGTGAATTGGTCCAGGTGGCGATCGCCGGCGGGCTCGTCCTCTTCTCGCTCCTCGCCTCCCTGGTCGCCGGGCTGCTGGTGCAGGAGAGCCGGAGCGCACAATCCGGGCGGCTGGTCCAGGAGAACGCCGTGCTGCAGACGGAGCTGCAGCGCATGCACAGCCAGGCGGCCCAGTTGAAGGCGTCGCTGGATGAGCTGGGGAAACGGGACGAACAATACCGGCTGATCGCGGGGCTCGAGCCCATTGACGAAGAGGTGCGCGAGGCAGGGATCGGCGGACCGGGTACAGAGACCCTCGAGTCGAACGAGTTATGGCGCGTCGACCCCGAGTTGGGCGAAGCGGCGTTCACCACGGCATACGACTTGAATGCCATGACTCGCCGGGCACGGCTGCTTTCCTCGAGCTGGAGGGAGGCGACCGAGACACTGCGACGGAAGCACCAGCTTCTGGCGGCGACGCCGTCGATCCTGCCGACTCGGGGCGTGATATCCAGCGCCTTCAGCCGGCAGCGGTGGCACCCGATCCTGGACCGGCCGCGTGCCCACGAGGGGATCGACATCGTGGCGCGCAGGGGCACGCCGATCCTGGCCGCAGCCAACGGCCGTGTGACGTACGTTGGCCGGCAGGCGGACTATGGGTTGATGGTCGAGGTGGACCACGGCTACGGCCGGGTGACGCGCTACGCGCACGCGTCGCGGGCCCTGGCGCGGCCTGGCCAGTTGGTACGGCGGGGGGAGAAGATTGGGGAGGTGGGGGATACTGGCCTGGCCATTGGCCCTCACCTCCATTACGAGGTGCTGGTGGACGGCCGGCCGACGAACCCGCGGCGCTTCATCTTCGATCGGGACGTGCTCGCGGAGTGACGGGCGCGGCCGGAACCGCGGATCCGTTCACGAGCGCCCCCCGGCTCCCCTGGGGGCGCTTTTTTCGTGGGGTGGTATGGGTTGGGCGGCGCTGTGTGTGGTGGGGCTGGGCTTGGCGCCGGCGTGGGCGGCAGCTCCGGACTTTCCTTTGGGTCCCCTGGTGGTGCGCCAGCCGCCGGGCGGGCCGCGGCTCATCATCCGCACGCAGCCGCGGGTGCCGCTCTCATCGACCTGTTCTCGAGGAGCTCGTGCCGCCGCCTCGCTCGGCGAGCCAGCCCTTGCCATCCTCGGACCGCTGGATTAGCTGTAGCGGCCATGGCCACCATCCATGAAAAGACCACAGAAGCGGCAGCGCTGGCACTGGAAGTCGATGGTGACGGCATTGCCTGGCTGACCTTTGACCGGCGGGGCAGTCGCGTGAACCTGCTAACCACGCCCGTCATGAGCCGG
This DNA window, taken from Gemmatimonadota bacterium, encodes the following:
- a CDS encoding stage 0 sporulation protein yields the protein MVVEAERGEDLGRVTAGGAIAERKCQGCSTGCAAPVPERRVLRRARPEEVERLLGLRSDETRVRRVTREKVQGYGLKMKVSDAEWQYDHNKLIIYFTAERRVDFRELVRDLARTFRTRIELKQVGVRDEAALLGGVGRCGRELCCSTWLQELKPVSLQLAKDQRLSLNPSQISGCCGRLMCCLTYEHYAYLEARKRFPREGKTLVTARGREKVVSVDIWRERVLLKDPEGGRRTLALAELRAEVAAAAEAGAGQEQAAAGWVTAPDAEGNGTGLDGEQPNHRAAVALDGEDLDG
- a CDS encoding methionine--tRNA ligase, coding for MKGFYYLTTAIDYANGPPHIGHAFEKIGGDAVARYHRRKGENVHLVVGMDEHGLNVLQSAGAAGITPQQWVDDLAGQFLSAWQRLSISNDDFIRTTQPRHRRAVNVMIERMQRAGDLYRGTYEGYYCVRCEAYKAEEELSGEGGVAGLRCPLHPTREIVWMREENWFFRLSRYRDQLLQLLDQRPEFVQPEIRRNEIRRVLEEGLQDISVSRSRLPWGVPWPGEPDQTVYVWIDALTNYLSAVGFPDPGYTAFWPADLHVIGKDITRFHCIYWPAMLLSAGLELPGSVWAHGFLTYEGSKFSKSAGAWVDLDDAIGRYGPDALRYYLLREVPWAGDGDFSWSRFAERYTAELADDLGNLANRTITMIERYRGGRVPAGAATALDETAGAVLRRYTEAMDAHLLHQGAATAMELADAANVFIERRAPWRQAREGDQAAELDATLASLARTLGKLATLLEPFMPQKMAALGGWLGLEPLPQLDQLATLELAGRRVKRAEVLFPKWSSP
- a CDS encoding M23 family metallopeptidase, coding for MARRQWTLLLVPDDHTSSRQFRVSRELVQVAIAGGLVLFSLLASLVAGLLVQESRSAQSGRLVQENAVLQTELQRMHSQAAQLKASLDELGKRDEQYRLIAGLEPIDEEVREAGIGGPGTETLESNELWRVDPELGEAAFTTAYDLNAMTRRARLLSSSWREATETLRRKHQLLAATPSILPTRGVISSAFSRQRWHPILDRPRAHEGIDIVARRGTPILAAANGRVTYVGRQADYGLMVEVDHGYGRVTRYAHASRALARPGQLVRRGEKIGEVGDTGLAIGPHLHYEVLVDGRPTNPRRFIFDRDVLAE